From Camelina sativa cultivar DH55 chromosome 20, Cs, whole genome shotgun sequence, the proteins below share one genomic window:
- the LOC104771661 gene encoding copper-transporting ATPase RAN1 isoform X2, with the protein MAPSRQDLQLTPVTGDSSSSSDMEEVRLLDSYDDEEDALSKIEEGGGGGNDSGLRKIQVGVTGMTCAACSNSVEGALMSVNGVFKASVALLQNRADVVFDPNLVKEEDIKEAIEDAGFEAEILAEPLTSTGTKTQATLVGQFTIGGMTCAACVNSVEGILRDLPGVKRAVVALATSLGEVEYDPNVINKDEIVTAIEDAGFEGALVQSNQQDKLVLRVEGILNELDAQVLEGILTRLNGVRQFRLDRISGELEVVFDPEVVSSRSLVDGIEGEGYGKFKLRVMSPYERLTSKDTGEASNMFRRFISSLVLSIPLFFIQVICPHIALFDALLVWRCGPFMMGDWLKWALVSVIQFVVGKRFYVAAWRALRNGSTNMDVLVALGTSASYFYSVGALLYGAVTGFWSPTYFDASAMLITFVLLGKYLESLAKGKTSDAMKKLVQLTPATAILLIEGKGGKLVGEREIDALLIQPGDTLKVHPGSKIPADGVVVWGSSYVNESMVTGESVPVSKEVDSPVIGGTINMHGALHMKATKVGSDAVLSQIISLVETAQMSKAPIQKFADYVASIFVPVVITLALFTLIGWSIGGAVGAYPDEWLPKNGTHFVFSLMFSISVVVIACPCALGLATPTAVMVATGVGATNGVLIKGGDALEKAHKVKYVIFDKTGTLTQGKATVTTAKVFSEMDRGEFLTLVASAEASSEHPLAKAIVAYARHFHFFDEPTEDVETSNKDLQNSGWLLNTSDFSALPGKGIQCLVNEKMILVGNRKLMSENAITIPDHVEKFVEDLEENAKTGVIVAYNGELVGVLGIADPLKREAAVVVEGLLRMGVQPIMVTGDNWRTARAVAKEVGIKDVRAEVMPAGKAEVIRSLQKDGSTVAMVGDGINDSPALAAADVGMAIGAGTDVAIEAADYVLMRNNLEDVITAIDLSRKTLTRIRLNYVFAMAYNVVSIPVAAGVFFPVLRVQMPPWAAGACMALSSVSVVCSSLLLRRYKKPRLTTILEFTKE; encoded by the exons atggcGCCGAGTAGACAGGATTTGCAGCTTACTCCGGTCACcggagattcttcttcttcttctgatatgGAGGAAGTTCGTCTTCTCGATTcatatgatgatgaagaagatgcttTGAGTAAGATcgaggaaggaggaggaggtggtaaTGATTCCGGTTTACGAAAGATTCAGGTCGGAGTTACCGGTATGACTTGTGCTGCTTGTTCTAATTCCGTCGAAGGAGCTTTGATGAGCGTTAATGGCGTCTTTAAAGCCTCCGTTGCTTTGTTACAGAACAGAGCCGATGTCGTCTTCGACCCTAATTTAGTCAag GAAGAGGATATTAAAGAAGCTATAGAGGATGCTGGATTTGAAGCTGAGATTTTGGCTGAGCCTCTTACTAGTACTGGGACAAAGACACAGGCCACTTTGGTGGGTCAGTTTACAATTGGAGGTATGACATGTGCAGCTTGTGTTAACTCTGTTGAAGGTATTCTTAGAGATCTTCCTGGTGTGAAAAGAGCAGTTGTGGCTTTAGCTACATCATTAGGAGAAGTTGAGTATGATCCGAATGTTATTAACAAAGATGAGATTGTTACTGCGATTGAAGATGCTGGGTTTGAAGGTGCGCTTGTGCAGAGTAATCAGCAGGATAAACTCGTTTTGAGGGTTGAGGGGATTCTGAACGAGCTTGATGCTCAGGTTTTGGAAGGTATACTTACCAGATTGAATGGGGTTAGACAGTTTCGTCTTGACAGGATATCTGGAGAGCTTGAGGTTGTGTTTGATCCGGAAGTTGTTAGTTCGAGGTCTTTGGTTGATGGGATTGAAGGAGAGGGGTATGGGAAGTTTAAGTTGCGTGTTATGAGCCCTTATGAAAGGTTGACTTCGAAAGATACTGGAGAGGCCTCGAATATGTTCAGGCGTTTTATCTCCAGTCTTGTTCTCAGT ATTCCCCTCTTCTTCATCCAAGTAATCTGCCCCCACATTGCTCTTTTTGATGCGTTACTGGTATGGAGATGTGGACCATTCATGATGGGTGATTGGTTGAAATGGGCCTTGGTAAGTGTGATTCAGTTTGTTGTTGGTAAGCGCTTCTATGTTGCAGCATGGAGAGCTCTTCGAAATGGTTCAACTAACATGGATGTCCTGGTCGCTCTGGGCACGTCTGCGTCTTACTTCTACTCTGTTGGGGCTCTTTTATATGGAGCTGTCACTGGATTTTGGTCTCCCACGTACTTTGATGCAAGTGCCATGCTTATAACATTTGTCTTGCTGGGAAAATATTTGGAATCTCTTGCAAAGGGGAAAACCTCGGATGCTATGAAGAAACTAGTACAACTTACGCCAGCAACAGCGATTTTACTAATCGAAGGCAAAG GAGGAAAGCTTGTAGGGGAAAGAGAGATAGATGCATTATTGATTCAGCCTGGTGATACATTAAAAGTTCATCCTGGTTCAAAGATCCCAGCAGATGGTGTTGTGGTGTGGGGTTCAAGTTACGTCAACGAAAGTATGGTGACTGGTGAATCAGTTCCTGTATCAAAAGAGGTTGATTCACCAGTAATCGGGGGAACTATTAATATGCATGGTGCTCTTCACATGAAAGCTACAAAAGTGGGATCTGATGCAGTTCTGAGCCAGATTATTAGTTTGGTCGAGACAGCCCAAATGTCTAAAGCTCCTATCCAGAAATTTGCGGATTAT GTTGCAAGTATTTTTGTCCCGGTAGTGATTACTTTGGCATTGTTCACCTTAATAGGCTG GTCAATTGGTGGAGCTGTTGGAGCTTACCCAGACGAATGGCTGCCGAAAAACGGAACTCACTTTGTTTTCTCGCTTATGTTCTCAATATCCGTTGTGGTAATTGCTTGTCCTTGTGCACTCGGCTTGGCAACACCGACCGCAGTTATGGTGGCAACAGGAGTTGGAGCAACCAATGGTGTATTGATTAAAGGAGGTGATGCATTGGAGAAAGCTCACAAAGTGAAGTACGTAATATTTGACAAAACAGGCACCTTAACTCAAGGGAAAGCTACTGTGACAACCGCAAAAGTCTTCTCAGAGATGGACCGTGGAGAATTCCTCACACTTGTTGCTTCTGCTGAG GCTAGCAGTGAACACCCATTGGCAAAAGCTATAGTTGCATATGCTCGGCATTTCCACTTCTTTGATGAACCCACTGAAGACGTCGAAACAAGTAACAAAGATTTGCAAAACTCTGGATGGTTACTTAACACCTCGGATTTCTCTGCTCTTCCCGGAAAAGGAATTCAGTGCTTAGTCAATGAGAAGATGATTCTG GTGGGAAACCGTAAACTTATGTCAGAAAATGCCATAACCATCCCAGACCACGTCGAGAAGTTTGTTGAAGATCTTGAAGAAAACGCAAAGACAGGAGTCATTGTAGCCTATAACGGTGAATTAGTAGGTGTGCTGGGAATCGCGGATCCTCTAAAGCGAGAAGCCGCTGTGGTTGTCGAAGGTCTCCTTAGAATGGGTGTTCAACCAATAATGGTTACAGGTGATAACTGGAGAACAGCAAGAGCAGTCGCCAAAGAG GTTGGTATCAAAGATGTGAGAGCGGAAGTAATGCCAGCAGGAAAAGCTGAAGTTATCCGTTCACTGCAAAAGGACGGAAGCACGGTAGCAATGGTTGGAGATGGAATCAATGACTCTCCCGCACTAGCCGCTGCCGACGTGGGAATGGCAATTGGAGCAGGAACAGATGTAGCGATTGAAGCAGCAGATTACGttctgatgagaaacaactTAGAAGACGTTATAACAGCCATCGATCTCTCCCGAAAAACCCTAACACGAATCAGATTAAATTACGTTTTCGCCATGGCCTACAATGTAGTGTCAATCCCAGTAGCAGCAGGAGTGTTCTTCCCGGTTCTGCGGGTGCAAATGCCGCCTTGGGCAGCCGGAGCATGTATGGCTTTATCTTCGGTTAGTGTTGTTtgctcttctttgcttcttagAAGATACAAGAAGCCAAGACTTACCACTATTTTGGAATTCACCAAggagtaa
- the LOC109131247 gene encoding uncharacterized protein LOC109131247 codes for MPRQRTHRLALFRSVEDEIQRYRLTRASADSDVSLWQCKEGVYQAQFSTKATWQLLRVHRPIMEEHKGIWFPHATPKYAFITWLVVKNRIATGERMQHWHHSANTGCIFCGYPMESREHLFFQCPYSSQVWEALMKKFLAGNFTNRWQEVMSLLIGSVLAKKRRLVVGYVFQNTIHSLWRERNEQHHGETPSMVLKLVTFIDKNIRNRLSSIKDDGGSSIQLWFEARFN; via the coding sequence ATGCCTCGACAGCGGACACATAGACTTGCTTTGTTCCGTTCTGTAGAAGATGAAATCCAAAGATATCGACTTACAAGAGCATCTGCAGATTCTGACGTATCTCTTTGGCAATGCAAGGAGGGTGTTTATCAGGCACAGTTCTCGACGAAGGCTACTTGGCAGCTTCTCCGAGTACACCGTCCCATAATGGAGGAACACAAAGGAATTTGGTTCCCACATGCTACCCCCAAATACGCATTTATCACTTGGCTAGTGGTCAAAAACAGGATTGCAACCGGAGAAAGGATGCAGCACTGGCACCACTCGGCTAACACAGGTTGTATTTTCTGTGGTTATCCCATGGAATCCAGAGAACACCTATTCTTCCAATGTCCCTATTCATCGCAGGTCTGGGAGGCACTAATGAAGAAGTTTCTCGCTGGAAACTTCACAAACCGCTGGCAAGAAGTCATGTCACTGCTTATAGGTTCTGTTTTGGCCAAGAAACGGAGGTTAGTTGTGGGTTATGTCTTCCAGAATACGATACATTCACTTTGGCGAGAGCGGAATGAACAGCACCATGGTGAAACACCTTCCATGGTTTTGAAGCTTGTCACCTTCATTGATAAGAACATTCGAAACCGCCTGAGCTCAATCAAGGATGATGGCGGTTCTAGCATCCAGCTATGGTTTGAAGCAAGATTCAATTAA
- the LOC104771661 gene encoding copper-transporting ATPase RAN1 isoform X1, which produces MAPSRQDLQLTPVTGDSSSSSDMEEVRLLDSYDDEEDALSKIEEGGGGGNDSGLRKIQVGVTGMTCAACSNSVEGALMSVNGVFKASVALLQNRADVVFDPNLVKEEDIKEAIEDAGFEAEILAEPLTSTGTKTQATLVGQFTIGGMTCAACVNSVEGILRDLPGVKRAVVALATSLGEVEYDPNVINKDEIVTAIEDAGFEGALVQSNQQDKLVLRVEGILNELDAQVLEGILTRLNGVRQFRLDRISGELEVVFDPEVVSSRSLVDGIEGEGYGKFKLRVMSPYERLTSKDTGEASNMFRRFISSLVLSIPLFFIQVICPHIALFDALLVWRCGPFMMGDWLKWALVSVIQFVVGKRFYVAAWRALRNGSTNMDVLVALGTSASYFYSVGALLYGAVTGFWSPTYFDASAMLITFVLLGKYLESLAKGKTSDAMKKLVQLTPATAILLIEGKGGKLVGEREIDALLIQPGDTLKVHPGSKIPADGVVVWGSSYVNESMVTGESVPVSKEVDSPVIGGTINMHGALHMKATKVGSDAVLSQIISLVETAQMSKAPIQKFADYVASIFVPVVITLALFTLIGWSIGGAVGAYPDEWLPKNGTHFVFSLMFSISVVVIACPCALGLATPTAVMVATGVGATNGVLIKGGDALEKAHKVKYVIFDKTGTLTQGKATVTTAKVFSEMDRGEFLTLVASAEASSEHPLAKAIVAYARHFHFFDEPTEDVETSNKDLQNSGWLLNTSDFSALPGKGIQCLVNEKMILVGNRKLMSENAITIPDHVEKFVEDLEENAKTGVIVAYNGELVGVLGIADPLKREAAVVVEGLLRMGVQPIMVTGDNWRTARAVAKEVGIKDVRAEVMPAGKAEVIRSLQKDGSTVAMVGDGINDSPALAAADVGMAIGAGTDVAIEAADYVLMRNNLEDVITAIDLSRKTLTRIRLNYVFAMAYNVVSIPVAAGVFFPVLRVQMPPWAAGACMALSSVSVVCSSLLLRRYKKPRLTTILEFTKE; this is translated from the exons atggcGCCGAGTAGACAGGATTTGCAGCTTACTCCGGTCACcggagattcttcttcttcttctgatatgGAGGAAGTTCGTCTTCTCGATTcatatgatgatgaagaagatgcttTGAGTAAGATcgaggaaggaggaggaggtggtaaTGATTCCGGTTTACGAAAGATTCAGGTCGGAGTTACCGGTATGACTTGTGCTGCTTGTTCTAATTCCGTCGAAGGAGCTTTGATGAGCGTTAATGGCGTCTTTAAAGCCTCCGTTGCTTTGTTACAGAACAGAGCCGATGTCGTCTTCGACCCTAATTTAGTCAag GAAGAGGATATTAAAGAAGCTATAGAGGATGCTGGATTTGAAGCTGAGATTTTGGCTGAGCCTCTTACTAGTACTGGGACAAAGACACAGGCCACTTTGGTGGGTCAGTTTACAATTGGAGGTATGACATGTGCAGCTTGTGTTAACTCTGTTGAAGGTATTCTTAGAGATCTTCCTGGTGTGAAAAGAGCAGTTGTGGCTTTAGCTACATCATTAGGAGAAGTTGAGTATGATCCGAATGTTATTAACAAAGATGAGATTGTTACTGCGATTGAAGATGCTGGGTTTGAAGGTGCGCTTGTGCAGAGTAATCAGCAGGATAAACTCGTTTTGAGGGTTGAGGGGATTCTGAACGAGCTTGATGCTCAGGTTTTGGAAGGTATACTTACCAGATTGAATGGGGTTAGACAGTTTCGTCTTGACAGGATATCTGGAGAGCTTGAGGTTGTGTTTGATCCGGAAGTTGTTAGTTCGAGGTCTTTGGTTGATGGGATTGAAGGAGAGGGGTATGGGAAGTTTAAGTTGCGTGTTATGAGCCCTTATGAAAGGTTGACTTCGAAAGATACTGGAGAGGCCTCGAATATGTTCAGGCGTTTTATCTCCAGTCTTGTTCTCAGT ATTCCCCTCTTCTTCATCCAAGTAATCTGCCCCCACATTGCTCTTTTTGATGCGTTACTGGTATGGAGATGTGGACCATTCATGATGGGTGATTGGTTGAAATGGGCCTTGGTAAGTGTGATTCAGTTTGTTGTTGGTAAGCGCTTCTATGTTGCAGCATGGAGAGCTCTTCGAAATGGTTCAACTAACATGGATGTCCTGGTCGCTCTGGGCACGTCTGCGTCTTACTTCTACTCTGTTGGGGCTCTTTTATATGGAGCTGTCACTGGATTTTGGTCTCCCACGTACTTTGATGCAAGTGCCATGCTTATAAC ATTTGTCTTGCTGGGAAAATATTTGGAATCTCTTGCAAAGGGGAAAACCTCGGATGCTATGAAGAAACTAGTACAACTTACGCCAGCAACAGCCATTTTACTAATCGAAGGCAAAG GAGGAAAGCTTGTAGGGGAAAGAGAGATAGATGCATTATTGATTCAGCCTGGTGATACATTAAAAGTTCATCCTGGTTCAAAGATCCCAGCAGATGGTGTTGTGGTGTGGGGTTCAAGTTACGTCAACGAAAGTATGGTGACTGGTGAATCAGTTCCTGTATCAAAAGAGGTTGATTCACCAGTAATCGGGGGAACTATTAATATGCATGGTGCTCTTCACATGAAAGCTACAAAAGTGGGATCTGATGCAGTTCTGAGCCAGATTATTAGTTTGGTCGAGACAGCCCAAATGTCTAAAGCTCCTATCCAGAAATTTGCGGATTAT GTTGCAAGTATTTTTGTCCCGGTAGTGATTACTTTGGCATTGTTCACCTTAATAGGCTG GTCAATTGGTGGAGCTGTTGGAGCTTACCCAGACGAATGGCTGCCGAAAAACGGAACTCACTTTGTTTTCTCGCTTATGTTCTCAATATCCGTTGTGGTAATTGCTTGTCCTTGTGCACTCGGCTTGGCAACACCGACCGCAGTTATGGTGGCAACAGGAGTTGGAGCAACCAATGGTGTATTGATTAAAGGAGGTGATGCATTGGAGAAAGCTCACAAAGTGAAGTACGTAATATTTGACAAAACAGGCACCTTAACTCAAGGGAAAGCTACTGTGACAACCGCAAAAGTCTTCTCAGAGATGGACCGTGGAGAATTCCTCACACTTGTTGCTTCTGCTGAG GCTAGCAGTGAACACCCATTGGCAAAAGCTATAGTTGCATATGCTCGGCATTTCCACTTCTTTGATGAACCCACTGAAGACGTCGAAACAAGTAACAAAGATTTGCAAAACTCTGGATGGTTACTTAACACCTCGGATTTCTCTGCTCTTCCCGGAAAAGGAATTCAGTGCTTAGTCAATGAGAAGATGATTCTG GTGGGAAACCGTAAACTTATGTCAGAAAATGCCATAACCATCCCAGACCACGTCGAGAAGTTTGTTGAAGATCTTGAAGAAAACGCAAAGACAGGAGTCATTGTAGCCTATAACGGTGAATTAGTAGGTGTGCTGGGAATCGCGGATCCTCTAAAGCGAGAAGCCGCTGTGGTTGTCGAAGGTCTCCTTAGAATGGGTGTTCAACCAATAATGGTTACAGGTGATAACTGGAGAACAGCAAGAGCAGTCGCCAAAGAG GTTGGTATCAAAGATGTGAGAGCGGAAGTAATGCCAGCAGGAAAAGCTGAAGTTATCCGTTCACTGCAAAAGGACGGAAGCACGGTAGCAATGGTTGGAGATGGAATCAATGACTCTCCCGCACTAGCCGCTGCCGACGTGGGAATGGCAATTGGAGCAGGAACAGATGTAGCGATTGAAGCAGCAGATTACGttctgatgagaaacaactTAGAAGACGTTATAACAGCCATCGATCTCTCCCGAAAAACCCTAACACGAATCAGATTAAATTACGTTTTCGCCATGGCCTACAATGTAGTGTCAATCCCAGTAGCAGCAGGAGTGTTCTTCCCGGTTCTGCGGGTGCAAATGCCGCCTTGGGCAGCCGGAGCATGTATGGCTTTATCTTCGGTTAGTGTTGTTtgctcttctttgcttcttagAAGATACAAGAAGCCAAGACTTACCACTATTTTGGAATTCACCAAggagtaa
- the LOC104771660 gene encoding uncharacterized protein LOC104771660, with the protein MNNNFRPNQCLLHYDPSIKTGEAQMYNMAITESESSQIILCSNASKHNRSRSYNKSSKRNMHTTLLNANPSNFRDIVQRFTGRSSGIDVSVGRKGPVTLDFRSPASVSTEVIFPSSGDVQNQDYAIDMQVVARESHGTCEWEGKQTAASCEMGQLSDDSEGYGGCDDNYAHDDDDDLMREYLENSSFDGLITMDCDEFYLDAVMVEEFLMKDLDI; encoded by the exons atgaataataacTTTAGACCAAACCAATGTTTACTACACTATGATCCTTCTATCAAAACTGGTGAAGCCCAGATGTATAACATGGCGATTACAGAATCAGAGTCATCTCAAATTATTT TATGTTCCAATGCATCAAAACATAATAGAAGCCGGTCTTATAATAAATCATCTAAGAGAAATATGCACACGACACTCCTCAACGCAAACCCTAGCAATTTCCGAGACATAGTTCAAAGATTCACCGGACGTTCTTCCGGCATTGATGTATCTGTCGGAAGAAAAGGTCCGGTGACGTTAGATTTCAGGTCGCCGGCTTCGGTTTCTACAGAAGTCATTTTTCCGAGCTCCGGTGATGTCCAAAACCAAGATTATGCCATTGATATGCAGGTGGTGGCCAGGGAGAGTCACGGGACCTGTGAATGGGAAGGTAAGCAGACGGCGGCGTCGTGTGAGATGGGTCAACTAAGTGATGACTCTGAGGGTTATGGTGGGTGTGATGATAATTATgctcatgatgatgatgatgatcttatGAGGGAATACTTGGAAAATAGTAGCTTTGATGGATTGATTACTATGGATTGTGATGAGTTTTACCTTGACGCCGTAATGGTGGAGGAGTTTTTGATGAAAGATCTcgacatatga